In the genome of Falsirhodobacter halotolerans, one region contains:
- a CDS encoding RibD family protein — protein sequence MHPVNVLPEDWSTLLANRDGGDRRVSGPTGRIYGPLAGRGGAFVLAQVGQSLDGRVATEGGDARDISGPAGLAHLHRLRALSDAVIVGAGTVTADDPRLSVRLVDGPDPVRVIIDCHATVPDTAGIFHDGGAPVFIVTCATSSRTYPAGVTVLPLSQAENGLDPRDILAALAAHGLHRILVEGGARTIARFMTAGCLDRLHVTVAPLIIGAGPAGLSLPPVASLTAAQRPTMEVHDLGGDILFDCALRP from the coding sequence GTGCATCCTGTGAACGTCCTGCCCGAAGACTGGTCAACCCTTTTGGCGAACCGCGACGGGGGGGATCGAAGGGTTTCCGGGCCGACGGGGCGGATCTATGGCCCGCTGGCCGGGCGCGGCGGCGCGTTCGTTCTGGCGCAGGTCGGCCAATCGCTGGACGGGCGCGTCGCGACCGAAGGCGGGGACGCGCGCGACATCTCCGGGCCGGCGGGCCTTGCGCATCTGCACCGTCTGCGCGCCCTGTCCGATGCGGTGATCGTGGGCGCGGGCACGGTAACGGCGGACGACCCCCGCCTGTCGGTGCGGCTGGTCGATGGCCCCGATCCGGTGCGGGTGATCATCGACTGTCATGCCACGGTCCCCGATACGGCGGGGATTTTCCACGACGGCGGGGCCCCGGTGTTCATCGTCACCTGCGCCACGTCGTCCCGCACCTACCCCGCCGGGGTGACCGTGCTGCCCTTGTCGCAAGCGGAGAACGGCCTTGATCCACGCGATATCCTGGCCGCGCTGGCGGCGCATGGCCTGCACCGGATACTGGTCGAAGGGGGCGCGCGCACCATCGCGCGGTTCATGACCGCCGGATGCCTCGATCGTCTGCATGTGACCGTGGCCCCCCTGATCATCGGCGCGGGGCCCGCCGGCCTGTCGCTGCCGCCGGTGGCGTCCCTGACGGCGGCGCAGCGCCCGACGATGGAGGTTCACGATCTGGGGGGCGATATCCTGTTCGATTGCGCCCTCCGCCCCTGA
- a CDS encoding class I SAM-dependent methyltransferase yields the protein MTFTTQWLDLREPADAVARNADILGAFALAVGQADTPRILDLGGGTGSSLRTIAPHLPLQAHWTVADRDRALLQAARTRHPEIDTMEVDLTGIDVVPIPTGGFVTASALIDLCSHAWMQRLLIRLRREGAAFYAALSYDGTMTWSVAHPLDAEVTVAFNHHQQGDKGFGPALGASAGGTLLRVADDMGFQVLSGPSPWRLGEGQAALQRDLLRGIADAVAETGRVEGVADWLDFRLAQVDGPCLALIGHLDVLAIPHPA from the coding sequence ATGACCTTCACCACCCAATGGCTGGACCTTCGCGAACCCGCCGACGCAGTCGCCCGCAATGCCGACATACTGGGCGCATTTGCCCTTGCCGTCGGGCAGGCCGATACGCCGCGCATTCTGGATCTGGGGGGCGGGACGGGATCCAGCCTACGCACCATCGCGCCGCATTTGCCGCTGCAGGCCCATTGGACGGTGGCCGACCGCGACCGCGCATTGCTGCAGGCGGCCCGCACCCGCCACCCCGAGATCGACACGATGGAGGTCGATCTGACCGGCATCGACGTGGTTCCGATCCCCACGGGCGGTTTCGTCACCGCCTCGGCCCTGATCGACCTGTGTTCCCATGCCTGGATGCAACGCCTTCTGATCCGCCTGCGGCGCGAGGGGGCGGCGTTCTATGCTGCGCTGTCTTACGACGGGACCATGACCTGGTCGGTCGCGCATCCGCTGGATGCGGAGGTGACGGTGGCCTTCAACCACCATCAGCAGGGCGACAAGGGGTTCGGTCCCGCCTTGGGGGCCAGCGCGGGCGGCACCTTGCTTCGGGTGGCCGATGATATGGGGTTTCAGGTCCTCTCCGGTCCCAGCCCCTGGCGGTTGGGGGAGGGGCAGGCCGCGCTGCAGCGCGATCTGCTGCGCGGCATCGCGGATGCCGTGGCCGAAACGGGGCGGGTGGAGGGCGTGGCCGACTGGCTCGATTTCCGTCTTGCGCAGGTGGACGGCCCCTGCCTCGCGCTGATCGGCCATCTGGACGTTCTGGCCATTCCCCATCCGGCCTGA
- a CDS encoding glycosyltransferase family 4 protein, which produces MRIVFAYPGDLELRTGGYGYDRRVVAGLRDLGWTVDLLPLGAGFPYPRDLAAAERALSGVPDGTTVLIDGLAFGVLDAWAARDAARLRLFALVHHPLALEDGADPALEMSERAALRHARGVIVTSPATARDVSRMFGVEDALVAIPGTDPAPLALGQGDPPHILSIGTLIRRKGHDVLIDALAQLADLPWRATIIGAALDPAVADDLHHRIRQAGLAARIDLAGGVEDTRAALATADIFALASRFEGYGMVFAEAMSQGLPIVACHAGAVPDVVPDTAGHLVPPDDPHAFAAALRALLADSARRRAYAAGSAAAGACLPGWSDTAARIAHFITERS; this is translated from the coding sequence GTGAGGATCGTCTTCGCCTATCCCGGCGATCTGGAATTGCGGACGGGGGGATACGGCTATGACCGGCGGGTCGTGGCGGGGCTGCGCGATCTGGGATGGACGGTCGATCTGCTGCCCTTGGGCGCGGGGTTTCCCTATCCGCGCGATCTTGCTGCGGCGGAACGGGCGCTCTCGGGCGTGCCGGACGGCACGACGGTCCTGATCGACGGGTTGGCCTTCGGGGTGCTGGATGCCTGGGCCGCGCGGGATGCGGCGCGGCTGCGCCTGTTCGCGCTGGTGCATCATCCCTTGGCATTGGAAGACGGGGCCGATCCGGCGCTCGAGATGTCGGAGCGTGCGGCCCTGCGCCATGCGCGGGGGGTGATCGTCACCTCCCCCGCCACGGCGCGGGACGTTTCGCGGATGTTCGGGGTGGAGGATGCGCTGGTCGCGATCCCCGGCACCGATCCCGCGCCCTTGGCCTTGGGGCAGGGCGATCCGCCGCATATCCTGTCCATCGGCACCCTGATCCGGCGCAAGGGACATGATGTGCTGATCGACGCGCTGGCACAGCTGGCCGATCTGCCGTGGCGGGCGACGATCATCGGCGCCGCGCTGGATCCGGCCGTGGCGGACGATCTGCATCATCGCATCCGGCAGGCGGGGCTGGCCGCGCGCATTGATCTGGCGGGCGGGGTGGAGGACACGCGCGCGGCCTTGGCGACCGCCGATATCTTTGCGCTGGCCAGCCGGTTCGAAGGCTATGGCATGGTTTTTGCCGAGGCGATGTCCCAGGGCCTTCCCATCGTCGCCTGCCATGCGGGCGCGGTGCCCGACGTGGTGCCGGACACGGCAGGCCATCTGGTTCCGCCGGACGATCCGCACGCCTTTGCCGCCGCCCTGCGCGCCCTGCTGGCCGACTCCGCGCGCCGCCGCGCCTATGCGGCCGGATCCGCGGCTGCCGGCGCATGTCTGCCGGGCTGGTCTGACACCGCCGCCCGCATTGCCCATTTCATCACGGAGCGTTCATGA
- a CDS encoding 6-pyruvoyl trahydropterin synthase family protein: MFAVEVRDHIMIAHSLPRPVFGPAQGMHGATFVVDAAFFTEDLDEDGLAVDIGAATTILSETLAPLNYQNLDEVEAFRGKVTTTEFLCHHIFTELKARLDAFGPGAARIRRIRVLLHESHAARGWYEGAV, from the coding sequence ATGTTTGCCGTCGAAGTCCGCGATCACATCATGATCGCGCACAGCCTGCCCCGCCCCGTCTTCGGCCCCGCCCAGGGGATGCACGGCGCGACCTTCGTGGTCGATGCCGCCTTTTTCACCGAAGATCTGGATGAGGACGGGTTGGCCGTGGACATCGGGGCGGCGACGACGATCCTGTCCGAGACGCTGGCCCCGCTGAACTACCAGAACCTTGACGAGGTCGAGGCGTTTCGCGGCAAGGTGACGACGACCGAATTCCTGTGTCATCACATTTTCACCGAACTGAAGGCGCGGCTGGATGCGTTCGGGCCGGGGGCGGCGCGCATCCGGCGCATCCGGGTTCTGCTGCATGAATCCCACGCGGCGCGCGGTTGGTATGAGGGGGCGGTGTGA
- a CDS encoding zinc-dependent alcohol dehydrogenase gives MPDDRASIPARALWFTAPRRCEIRSEALTPAEGLVRVRALASGISRGTEALVFSGRVPESEFTRMRGPHQGGDLPFPVKYGYAVVGQTDEGRTVFCLHPHQDVFQVPSTDLIALPGDLPPDRAVLAANMETALNIVWDAGVMPGDRVNVFGAGVVGLLVAHLVGQVPGVDLRVVEIDSTRGRVLEALGLTGGSPQERADVAINATAADAALSQAIETMADEGRVVEASWYGDRRASIPLGGAFHSRRLKIISSQVGQVAPWQRPRWPHRRRMSKALELLCDPRLDALISNETAFDEIAEVYGEVIDDPATLCHRIRY, from the coding sequence ATGCCCGACGACCGCGCCTCGATCCCCGCCCGCGCCTTGTGGTTCACCGCCCCGCGCCGGTGCGAAATCCGGTCCGAGGCGCTGACCCCGGCCGAGGGGCTGGTGCGGGTGCGGGCGCTGGCCTCCGGCATCAGCCGGGGGACCGAGGCGCTGGTGTTTTCCGGCCGTGTTCCCGAAAGCGAATTCACGCGGATGCGCGGGCCGCATCAGGGGGGCGATCTGCCGTTTCCCGTCAAATACGGCTATGCCGTGGTTGGCCAGACCGATGAGGGGCGGACGGTCTTCTGCCTGCATCCGCATCAGGACGTGTTCCAGGTCCCTTCGACCGATCTGATCGCGCTGCCGGGCGATCTGCCGCCCGACCGCGCGGTGTTGGCCGCGAATATGGAAACCGCGCTGAACATCGTCTGGGATGCGGGCGTGATGCCGGGGGACCGGGTCAATGTCTTCGGCGCGGGTGTCGTCGGTCTTCTGGTCGCGCATCTGGTGGGGCAGGTGCCGGGGGTGGATCTGCGGGTGGTGGAGATCGATTCCACCCGTGGCCGCGTTCTGGAGGCGTTGGGCCTGACCGGCGGGTCGCCGCAGGAACGCGCGGATGTGGCGATCAACGCCACCGCCGCCGACGCCGCCCTGTCGCAGGCGATCGAGACGATGGCCGATGAGGGGCGGGTGGTGGAGGCCAGCTGGTATGGCGACCGGCGCGCCAGCATTCCCCTTGGCGGGGCCTTCCATTCGCGACGGCTGAAGATCATCAGCTCGCAGGTGGGGCAGGTCGCGCCGTGGCAACGCCCCCGTTGGCCGCACCGCCGCCGCATGTCGAAGGCGCTGGAACTGCTGTGCGACCCGCGTCTGGACGCCCTGATTTCCAACGAAACGGCCTTCGACGAGATTGCCGAAGTCTATGGCGAGGTCATCGACGATCCCGCCACGCTGTGCCACCGCATCCGCTACTGA
- the ribA gene encoding GTP cyclohydrolase II RibA, whose protein sequence is MTVHDRQTRVSHAVNHGLFSGPAIHFERAVSELRYGRPVLLRDGATATAIMALDAASPDQFNRMADAAEGRHDLFLSGQRAVRMDVASSSGILLPLSGVGHDAAVRLAYRRGATLPGTWRPAPALMRAASDLTDSALLLPALVCAAPTAAFAGCAEISVEDLRRTASARTQFEIVARTPVPLRDLGMCDFVVFRGGLAQRDQVAIVVGTPDLSKPVPVRIHSSCITGDLAGSLKCDCGDQLQGGLAALKEAGGGVLIYLDQEGRGTGLRAKMRAYALQHDGLDTLDADAELGFHDDHRRYEAASAMLRAMGIASVDLHTNNPTKVAALQKDGIDVASRKGVPARITSENLNYLRTKSLRAGHIIDYLPVGG, encoded by the coding sequence ATGACCGTCCACGACCGTCAGACCCGAGTATCCCACGCGGTCAATCATGGCCTGTTTTCCGGCCCGGCCATCCATTTCGAACGCGCGGTGTCCGAACTGCGTTATGGCCGTCCGGTGCTTTTGCGCGACGGCGCGACCGCCACGGCGATCATGGCGCTGGACGCCGCATCGCCGGATCAGTTCAACCGGATGGCGGACGCGGCGGAGGGGCGACACGACCTTTTCCTGAGCGGGCAACGCGCGGTGCGCATGGATGTCGCCTCCTCCTCCGGCATCCTTCTGCCGCTTTCGGGCGTCGGGCATGACGCGGCGGTGCGTCTGGCCTATCGCCGGGGGGCGACCTTGCCGGGCACATGGCGTCCGGCCCCCGCCTTGATGCGCGCCGCGTCGGACCTGACGGACAGCGCGCTTCTCCTGCCCGCCCTCGTTTGCGCCGCGCCGACGGCCGCCTTTGCCGGTTGCGCCGAAATCTCGGTCGAGGATCTGCGCCGCACCGCGTCCGCCCGCACCCAGTTCGAGATCGTCGCCCGCACCCCCGTGCCCCTGCGCGATCTGGGCATGTGCGATTTCGTTGTGTTCCGCGGCGGTCTGGCCCAGCGCGATCAGGTGGCCATCGTCGTCGGCACCCCCGACCTGTCCAAACCGGTTCCGGTGCGGATCCATTCTTCCTGCATCACGGGCGATCTGGCGGGATCGTTGAAATGCGATTGCGGCGATCAGCTGCAAGGCGGTCTCGCCGCGCTGAAAGAGGCGGGGGGCGGTGTCCTCATCTATCTGGATCAGGAAGGACGTGGCACCGGGCTGCGGGCAAAGATGCGCGCCTATGCCCTGCAGCATGATGGTCTGGACACATTGGACGCGGATGCCGAGTTGGGCTTTCACGACGATCACCGCCGGTATGAGGCCGCATCGGCCATGCTGCGGGCGATGGGCATCGCCTCCGTCGATCTGCATACCAACAACCCCACCAAGGTCGCGGCCCTGCAGAAGGACGGGATCGACGTGGCCAGCCGCAAGGGCGTTCCCGCCCGCATCACGTCCGAAAACCTGAACTATCTGCGGACCAAGAGCCTTCGGGCCGGTCACATCATCGATTATCTTCCGGTCGGGGGCTGA
- a CDS encoding CDP-alcohol phosphatidyltransferase family protein: protein MADVTLGPPDRVTPLPGALLTFGVAGIGLITAVLTALNWEGGALALVMALYAAASMLTVQALAGHGPRPFGWANVVTTFRLAATCFVAAALITAARDLDTGPVWIAIGVTLVALALDGIDGFLARRSGLCSPFGARFDMEVDAALILLLSVAAWELGKAGGWIVAIGAMRYVFVAAQAVIPKLRAPLPPSFLRKAVCVVQVSALCIAVTPVVPPAISAPLAGIALVALSWSFLRDTVYLLRGGDQAF, encoded by the coding sequence ATGGCCGACGTGACCCTTGGTCCACCGGATCGGGTTACCCCCCTGCCCGGCGCACTGCTGACCTTTGGTGTGGCCGGGATCGGGCTGATCACCGCCGTTCTGACGGCGCTGAACTGGGAGGGCGGCGCCCTGGCATTGGTCATGGCGCTTTATGCGGCGGCATCGATGCTGACCGTCCAAGCGCTGGCGGGGCATGGACCACGGCCCTTCGGATGGGCGAATGTGGTGACGACCTTCCGGCTGGCCGCCACCTGCTTCGTGGCGGCCGCCCTGATCACCGCTGCCCGGGATCTGGATACGGGACCGGTGTGGATCGCCATCGGCGTCACCCTTGTCGCTCTGGCCCTGGACGGAATCGACGGATTTCTCGCCCGCCGCAGCGGCCTCTGCTCCCCCTTTGGGGCCCGTTTCGACATGGAGGTGGATGCGGCGCTCATCCTGCTTCTTTCGGTCGCGGCGTGGGAATTGGGCAAGGCGGGCGGTTGGATTGTCGCGATCGGCGCGATGCGCTATGTCTTCGTTGCGGCGCAGGCCGTCATCCCCAAACTGCGCGCGCCCCTGCCCCCGTCCTTCCTGCGCAAGGCGGTGTGCGTGGTGCAGGTCTCGGCCCTGTGCATCGCGGTGACCCCGGTCGTCCCGCCCGCGATTTCCGCCCCGTTGGCCGGAATCGCGCTTGTCGCCCTCAGCTGGTCGTTTCTGCGCGACACCGTTTATCTGCTGCGCGGCGGGGATCAGGCGTTCTGA
- a CDS encoding dihydrolipoyl dehydrogenase, whose translation MPPIQCDVAIIGAGTAGLAAERSAREAGATTLLIDPQFRGTTCAAVGCMPSKLLIAAADAAQAVRDAATFGVHATPAIDGPAVLARVRRMRDDFVAATLKGMEDIPPERLLRATARFTGPTRLITDTGAEIQARSVIIATGAVSATPKAFAAVKDHILTNETVFEIDDLPASLAVVGAGPVGIELAQAFARLGVNVALFDSSGSLAGLDEEDSDRLADILDSEMAIHRKVDLSARRQDGAAVLKWDGREQTFDKILMAAGRPPALEGLDLEAAGLELDDHGVPVFDAETMQCGTAPVFVAGDANHDRPILHEATREGELAGRNAARYPDVKSEPRPVSLAVTFTQPNVAQVGTAPEGRALVGLADYGDQGRAKIEGEAYGFARIVADTQGRLCAATLCMSDGEHIAQFLSLAIAAKMTARDLLDHPLYHPTLEEGLRGALSDIAKALDQNA comes from the coding sequence ATGCCCCCCATTCAATGCGATGTCGCCATCATCGGTGCCGGAACCGCAGGTCTTGCCGCCGAACGATCCGCGCGTGAGGCGGGGGCCACGACGCTGCTGATCGACCCGCAGTTTCGGGGCACGACATGTGCCGCCGTGGGCTGCATGCCGTCCAAACTGTTGATCGCGGCGGCGGATGCCGCGCAGGCGGTGCGCGACGCGGCGACGTTCGGGGTCCACGCCACCCCCGCCATCGACGGCCCGGCCGTTCTTGCGCGGGTGCGGCGGATGCGGGACGATTTCGTCGCGGCCACCCTGAAGGGGATGGAGGACATTCCGCCCGAACGCCTTCTGCGCGCGACGGCACGGTTCACCGGCCCCACGCGCCTGATCACCGACACGGGGGCGGAGATCCAGGCCCGCAGCGTCATCATCGCGACGGGCGCCGTCTCGGCCACGCCCAAGGCCTTTGCGGCGGTGAAGGACCATATCCTGACCAATGAGACGGTGTTCGAGATTGACGACCTGCCCGCATCGCTGGCGGTGGTGGGCGCGGGCCCCGTGGGGATCGAACTTGCGCAGGCCTTTGCCCGGCTGGGGGTCAATGTCGCGCTGTTCGACAGCAGCGGGTCGCTGGCCGGTTTGGACGAGGAGGACAGCGATCGCCTTGCCGACATTCTGGACAGCGAGATGGCCATTCACCGGAAGGTCGATCTGTCGGCCCGGAGGCAGGACGGCGCTGCGGTTCTGAAATGGGATGGGCGGGAACAGACGTTCGACAAGATTCTCATGGCCGCCGGTCGCCCGCCCGCGTTGGAGGGGTTGGACCTTGAGGCGGCGGGACTGGAGTTGGACGATCATGGGGTGCCGGTGTTCGACGCCGAAACGATGCAATGTGGCACTGCGCCCGTGTTCGTCGCGGGCGACGCCAATCACGACCGCCCCATTCTGCATGAAGCCACGCGCGAAGGCGAGTTGGCCGGCCGCAACGCCGCCCGCTATCCCGATGTGAAATCCGAACCGCGCCCCGTGTCGCTGGCCGTCACCTTCACCCAGCCGAATGTCGCGCAGGTCGGGACAGCCCCGGAGGGGCGGGCGCTGGTCGGCCTGGCCGACTATGGCGATCAGGGGCGGGCGAAGATCGAGGGGGAGGCCTATGGTTTCGCCCGCATCGTCGCGGATACGCAGGGACGGTTGTGCGCCGCGACCTTGTGCATGTCCGATGGGGAACATATCGCGCAATTTCTGTCACTGGCGATTGCGGCGAAGATGACGGCGCGGGATCTGCTGGATCACCCGCTTTATCATCCCACACTGGAAGAAGGGCTGCGCGGCGCGCTGTCGGATATCGCGAAGGCGTTGGATCAGAACGCCTGA